The sequence AGTTAATATTTTATGAACTCAGAAACCTCAATAGACAAGCGCAAATTTCACCGGATTTTTTATAACGCGCAGGCAGAATTGAGCAATGGACAAACTACATGGAAATGTCAAATTCGTGACCTTTCACTGAAAGGCTGTTTATTAAATTTTTCTGAGGCTTGGCAGGGTGAAATCGATAGCATTTATATACTGTCGTTCGCTTTATCCAATGACCTCAGCATTTCCATGTCGGTCTCTGTATCTCATGTAATCGGGGATAATGCGGGGTTTAAATGCGAACATATCGATATAGAAAGCATCACCGCACTCAGACGCCTGGTCGAACTCAACTTGGGAAACAGCGAATTGCTGGAGAGAGATTTGGCCTCGCTGGCCGAATGCTTTAAACCCGATAGTGAGTAAGAGCAAAAAAATACCGCTAAACAAAATTTTAAAGTTCCGATAATACCGTTAACGCATCGGACAATGTCGCAACGGGATAGATCTTTAAATCGGCAATCGGCTTTTTAGGCGCGTTTGCTTTCGGAATGACCGCCGCTTTAAATCCGTGTTTGGCCGCATCATTTAGCCGCGCGTAGCCATTGGCAACCGGTCTAATCTCACCATTTAAACCCAACTCACCAAAAAACAGCATGTCATGGGGGATGATTTTATCCCTGAGACTGGACACAATGCTGATCACAATGGCCAGATCAGAACTGGTCTCAGTCACTTTTATGCCACCGACGACATTGGCATAAATCTCATCAGTTGCTGTAACGATTCCGCCATGCCGGGATAAAATCGCCAGCAGCATCGCCAGGCGGTTTTGATCGAAGCCCACAGCCAAACGCCTGGGATTTCCGTATTGGCAATCGGTAACCAGGGCTTGTATTTCAACCAGCAAAGGGCGGGTACCTTCCCATAAAACAGTAACAACACTGCCCGATGAAGGTTTTTCGGCACGGTTTAAAAACATGGCAGACGGATTTTTTACTTCCTTGAGCCCTGTACTGTCCATTGCAAAAAAACCTAATTCCCCGATACTGCCGAACCGGTTTTTATCGGCGCGCAGCACCCGAAAACGAGCATCGTCTGTTGATGACAACACCACTTGCGTATCCACAATGTGACTGAGCGTCATAGGCCCGGCCAGAGATTGAT comes from Methylicorpusculum oleiharenae and encodes:
- a CDS encoding PilZ domain-containing protein, translating into MNSETSIDKRKFHRIFYNAQAELSNGQTTWKCQIRDLSLKGCLLNFSEAWQGEIDSIYILSFALSNDLSISMSVSVSHVIGDNAGFKCEHIDIESITALRRLVELNLGNSELLERDLASLAECFKPDSE
- the radA gene encoding DNA repair protein RadA encodes the protein MAKKINTGFVCDECGADYPRWNGQCTMCGAWNTIKEVRLGSGKKDRAGATQGYAGSKSTVKWLSDVDLAQAERLSTGIAEFDRVLGGGVVKGSVILIGGAPGAGKSTILLQAIANIAHREISVLYVSGEESLQQIAERAHRLGLAANKIKMLAETSVQQICEVLDELKPQVVVIDSIQVMFNESTESAPGAVSQVRESASYLTQYAKRHNVSIFLVGHVTKDQSLAGPMTLSHIVDTQVVLSSTDDARFRVLRADKNRFGSIGELGFFAMDSTGLKEVKNPSAMFLNRAEKPSSGSVVTVLWEGTRPLLVEIQALVTDCQYGNPRRLAVGFDQNRLAMLLAILSRHGGIVTATDEIYANVVGGIKVTETSSDLAIVISIVSSLRDKIIPHDMLFFGELGLNGEIRPVANGYARLNDAAKHGFKAAVIPKANAPKKPIADLKIYPVATLSDALTVLSEL